The Halobacterium litoreum genome includes a region encoding these proteins:
- a CDS encoding winged helix-turn-helix domain-containing protein, whose protein sequence is MSADASESEGVDWAQYGYVEASDHRTRVVDALHSEGPATPTTLSERTGLDVTHVSRTLRDLSEESIVELLVPEERTKGRIYGLTDAGEAVAVEVAA, encoded by the coding sequence ATGTCGGCTGACGCTTCCGAATCCGAGGGTGTTGACTGGGCGCAGTACGGCTACGTCGAAGCTTCCGACCACCGCACTCGGGTCGTCGACGCGCTCCACTCCGAAGGGCCGGCGACGCCCACGACGCTCAGCGAGCGCACCGGTCTCGACGTGACGCACGTCTCCCGGACGCTTCGTGACCTCAGCGAGGAGTCGATTGTCGAACTGCTTGTGCCCGAAGAGCGCACGAAGGGACGCATCTACGGGCTCACCGACGCGGGCGAGGCGGTCGCCGTGGAGGTGGCCGCATGA
- a CDS encoding helix-turn-helix domain-containing protein — translation MTPVDRDILERLWNEGNRELRLTPAMIAENVDWGHQAVREHVLTLREHDLIEHADETRGVYQLSERGRAWLEGDLPTDALEDD, via the coding sequence ATGACTCCCGTCGACAGAGACATCCTCGAACGCCTCTGGAACGAAGGCAACCGGGAACTGCGACTGACTCCCGCGATGATAGCCGAGAACGTCGATTGGGGCCACCAAGCAGTTCGTGAGCACGTTCTGACGCTCCGGGAACACGACCTGATTGAACACGCGGACGAAACTCGCGGTGTCTACCAGCTCTCGGAGCGCGGTCGTGCGTGGTTGGAGGGCGACCTGCCGACGGACGCCCTCGAAGACGACTGA